In the Glycine max cultivar Williams 82 chromosome 19, Glycine_max_v4.0, whole genome shotgun sequence genome, CCGAGCATGCACAAATATAGCAGAATATATGGCCACAAGTCAGAGAAACTGGATCAAACACTGTGTCCTATCAAGGAGGAGCCACATGAACAATATCAATGGATAACAAAGTGAaggataatctaggaaaatgcTTTTCCAAATCCCATAGGAAACGATATTTTACTTTTAGAAATCTAAGGTGATATGGTCAATTTACtcgatctttttattttaagttgaaTGCTTTGTATTAGGAAAAGTGAAAATCACTGATACTTACGATACAAATGAAAccatatacaaataaaatagttaATGAATAAGCATTCATTTTGGTAAGAACAGAAGTTGActtcaatttaaaattcttacttATAATCTTTAAGTAGACAAGACCCTGGTTGCATTCGCACAACAGTAATATACTAATATTCAAATAGACAATGAATAACACACTAAAATCGAGGCAAATTCATCCAATGACCGATACTGAGAAACTTACCAAGCATATAGAACAAGTCAAGTCAATGTCAACTTTGATAGAATCAAAGAGCTCACAAGTAAGTGACGGTTTCCCATCCTTGAATGTGAGAGAACATCCATCGAACAAAGCATGTGCCTTCCTTGACTTGACCTTAGTTTCCCTTAAATTGATGTGGAAGGCCATAAGCTCACAAAGCCAGGGACTTTGAAGAATCTCCTTGTGCATACTCTGGACTTGTGACTTGAACAATTGCCCTTGCTTGGAATAATGAATCTACAGTGACAGTAGTAGAAATAAGAACATACAACAAACACTTAATTTGTACCTTAATAATTACTATCAGCACACCTACCAAATAGGAAGGAttttcaaaaacacaaaactTAGATTGCGTGATTTTGGTATTAGAGTTTTCCTTTGAacctttatttccttttatatggCGTAAATCTCCAATTCTCATAGGAGAACAACACCAGAATACCAAAAGCATATCTAACAAACCATATATAAGTTTTGTCCTTTGTAAAATTCATCTGAGAAGCATAGAAAATAGCCATACCTTATCATATTTCTTTAGTATTTTTCGAATTGCAATGGCATTTATGAGTGCATAAGTAACAAGATCTTTGCCCTCTTGAATCAGTGCAGTATGGTTCCCTTGTAATTTGCCTTTGATCCAGAAGAAGTACTTTCTGACCCCAGAAGCGAGATGTAGCTCCAACAATTTCTGCGCCCGCTGATTAAAGCACCCCACTATATCTGACATTTCATTGAGAAGGGAAGGGAAGAAGGTCCCATCGCACACTGAATAATAACAACACACATGcatcaaatgataaaagttgaaACACCTCTCtgaataacaaaaagaaaaaaaaatctcctttactaaaaaaaatgctttcgAATTGTTTTATAGaattaaaacaacaacaacaacatatcATGCATGCCATCATAGCAGGCAAACAGAGAGAATAGTCTTTTTTTCTCGCTCCAGGACTCCATCATTCTATTCTATCTCCTGTTGATTGATTGCACTCTGTAAAGGGTAAAGATTGAAACTTTGAAACAccgaaaaaaggaaaaagcatTTTGATTACCTGGGCAATGGTCGGGGCAGGTTTTGGCGGCAAGGGATGCATTAAGGGGTTTCAGGGATGAAGAGTTTCTCCTGCACTTCTTCAGAATCTTCTTGAGCTTCTTGAATCCTACACATGGAAGTTTCTTCTCCTGGCCTTGCATGTATTCCTGATACTTTTTGCAGAACTTCATGTTTTCCCCTACGATGAGAAGAATTGCTGAAGAAACAGAAACGACAACACAGAGTGAAGGAGTCTGAGAAAGAATAATGTGAATCGGTTTAAGGTTTAGGATCGAAACTTGGCTTGTGTTTGTGGTGTCTCCTTATATCTGAATACTTTGCCTCGCTCTGTTGCCATATGCCAACAGTTTGACGTGTGCGAATAATAATCTGAGAAAATGACACCTTCCAACTCTATCTCGGCGAAAAAGTCAAAATATCGGATGTTGCTATTCTCGTTTTTAAGTTAATAAATGCATAAACCAGTCCTAATCGAGATTCGAGAGAATAAAGGACTGGATGATATCCTTGCTGTTGCATATGCATAATTACCCGAGAGTTTAAAATTCATCTtctcatctaattataaattatttatattattttaaaaattaataaacttattatatatgattattaataattaaataattatataaaatattttacactattaatatataatcatttttct is a window encoding:
- the LOC100797432 gene encoding E3 ubiquitin-protein ligase BAH1 — protein: MKFCKKYQEYMQGQEKKLPCVGFKKLKKILKKCRRNSSSLKPLNASLAAKTCPDHCPVCDGTFFPSLLNEMSDIVGCFNQRAQKLLELHLASGVRKYFFWIKGKLQGNHTALIQEGKDLVTYALINAIAIRKILKKYDKIHYSKQGQLFKSQVQSMHKEILQSPWLCELMAFHINLRETKVKSRKAHALFDGCSLTFKDGKPSLTCELFDSIKVDIDLTCSICLDTVFDPVSLTCGHIFCYICACSAASVSIVNGLKSADPKMKCPLCREGAVYEGAVRLEELNILLSRSCQEYWEQRLQTERVERVKQIKEHWDSQCRAFVGV